The region TTCATTTCTGTTCCAAGCTTCACCTTCACAGCAGTAATGTTTGTTAATAGCATTATTTGTTCAGATTGGCCTTGGCATTTCAAGTCCCTGTTgaccattgtttgttgttttggtgagcctggtacttagggattcccacatgtgagaactgcatgtcctgcttgtccttggtgaAAGTGATGTTGCTCACCTGTAGaagatattctctgaggacagcaggatatgTGTTCTCTCATACCCTTCCACCTCACCTAGGAGTTAGATTCTAGCTGTGGATCCTGTAtgaggcaggtgggaaggcatttGTGCATTCGCGATCGGAACACCAAAAAGTTTCTAGAAGTCACTGGTCAGTGTCTGTGCCAGACTCAGTGGATATcatcacccacacgtgagaatatatgttattctgtcctcggagaacagctgctacaggtgagtaacttcgttTTATAGTTATagataataaatataaattaaaaacaaagaagataaaatgatacctttttattggattaacttaaaTATATTtgttgactagctttcaaaggcaataccacCTTGTTCAGATTAGAAATTAGCAAAAGATgataaatatcagaatatataggtgaaatgaaacataaaagcattcgtTACGCTCTCAAGGGgactatttctatttattacttttaacaGTGGACTAACAGGCTACCACACCATTTTTATCCATAGTTCAGAGAATCTTTTTATTCACAAACCAGAAGTAAACATCAGGAAGTCAAACGGGCCAACAACTCCACAGAATACTATTCAATATGATTTCCAtctgcaacaaaaaaaaacaaaacatttttcctcTTCCCCTACTTTCCCCTTTTGttggttaaaaaacaaaacaagacagtAGTTCTGTTTTTAATATCCTGTGGTACTATTATAATAAAGTTGAGAGTACCTCATATGGAAACATAGTTAACATAAAGGTAGTGctttttaatctgtttttattAAGGCAAAGCTGAATTAAATGACTTTCCCAAAATAACAAAGGGATTCTAATCAGACTTCCCTATTTCTTAACCTGCTGTTCTGACAATTAGGCTACTTCATTTTTCATTTACATGGTCAAattagctttgaataccattagAATAACTTGTAATTTCTAGCTGCGTAAACATGGTGAGTATTGTTCCTTCTAATTTTGGACTGGCTGTGTGCACAAAAATGTTCTTTTGTGCAACTTTTTATAAACATTCAAATTTCTGTGTTAAAAGCCAAGTATACCTCAACAAACAGAATGCAAATATCAGGATTTCAAAAGTGTTATTTAACTAATTGCTTTAATGAAAGTAATTTCAGGATGCCATTTGTTCTAAATAATTAGAAAACATCTGGTAAGATCAGGTAGATGTAAATAATTTGGTTTCCCCCGCTGCTAAATAATTCCCAGTAAGTAATTACAATTTCTGATAGTATTTTCTTGTGCACACTGTGCTTTGTTGTACAGTTTCTGATAGTATTTTTTGTGCACACTGTGCTTTGTTGTACAAACAGGGTTTATGACCTGTATGTACACTCATATGCACAGCTTAGAAGAAACACTGATGGTAAGATGTGTACATTTTATATAGATACCCAGACATCTTAGCAGGAAGGGATCTTATTATGCTGGTTGGAATAAAATTTAGCAACACAGAAGAGGTACAATTTTTACTTTTACAACTTGTCAAACTAACTGCTGAAACTATTAAGATGTGTCGTAGGTCATGATTAataagtttgttttttgtttaggtAAGAAGAACTTCTCCATTGATCCCATGTTTTATATGGGTTACCAAGTGTTTACCTCTCATCCTTCATCCTGCCACCTGAAGTACAGAGAAAAGGGGGCAGCACTACAGGCAGAGCGTTTATATACCTAAAGTCTCTACAGAGCAAGACTTATTTTTAAAGGGAAACTATGTGGTGGATTTCTCCAATTTACTTATTTAAATGTGGAACTCAAGAATGTTTGTTTGTAAAAAAGGTAGAACACTGATGTGTTGCTCTGAGAAAAattaaactgattttttttttttttttcatttcaggtTTTATGGTCTTTGCAACTGCCATTGTCATCATGTCGCTGATgcttatttttgtggtgggaccTCGCCATGGTCAGACGAACATTTTAGTTTACATTCTGATTTGCTCTGTTATTGGAGCCTTGTCAGTATCCTGTGTAAAAGGCTTGGGTATTGCTATCAAGGAACTTTTTGCAGGAAAACCTGTATTGAATCATCCTTTGGCCTGGATCCTGCTACTTAGCCTTATAATGTGTGTCAGTACACAGATAAACTACCTGAACAGAGCTCTGGATATTTTCAACACTTCTCTAGTGACTCCAATATATTATGTATTTTTCACAACATCTGTTTTAACTTGTTCTGCCATCCTTTTCAAAGAATGGCAACATATGTCTGCTGCAGATATTATTGGCAGTTTTAGTGGCTTCCTTACAATCATCGTGGGAATCTTTTTATTGCATGCCTTTAAAGATGTCAGTTTTACAATATCAAACCTGCCTGTATCCTTACGAAAAGATGACCATTCAATGAATGGCAGTCTGACGAACATTTATGAATCCTATAATCATGATGAAGAAAATCATCTGGGTGACAGTGAGCCACGTTCTGAGAATATTTCTTCCAGATGAAATTAGTCTGGCCTCTGTTTAAGAAAATATACAGAAGGATggtaaatctaaaaaaaaaaatggtcaaaaACTTCTGCACTTTGGCATGTCTGGGACAAGAGACAATTGTCTTTAATTGTGAAGAGCACTAGACTAAGTCCAAGTTATTTTTAATTCGCTTTAAACCAAATGATTGCGAGTGTACATGGTcagttttttttgcttttaactTTAACCATATAAAAGCTATAAATATTACTTTGATTTGAATTTTGCATTGGAAAAGATATTTTGCATTGACAATTTTAATGgtatatgaataaaaataaattgctgATTTCTATGGTGGTGGTAAACAGACTTAACATGTATCTGAATCATTCTGTATCTTATAGTTTATCAAGGCTCTGTTGTGCAACAAAAGCATAGGTTTAagaagcaaaaaaatatatatatgtgtttatgtatacTGTCAGCCGTCTCTCTCGGCCGCGTAATTGTCACTCTCCcttatccgtgctgtctgcttccgactccacactcgtcaGTGCAattcgctctcactgccacacagttccgctagcaaggcgctgcaacacagttcagcttgccagtcttttaaacaaagttcagctagtcaggctttaaacacagttctgctagccaggcttcaaacaccgttcggctagccaggcttttcaacaaagttcagctagtcaggctttaaacacagttctgctagccaggcttcaaacaccgttcggctagccaggcttttcaacaaagttcagctagtcaggctttaaacacagttctgctagccaggcttcaaacacagttctgctagccaggcttcaaacacagttcggctagccaggctttcccacaccaccctcttcagcaaggcctcaaaacagttcaacttagctaggctttaaacacagcacAGCTGAACCAggctttaaagatccaccaccctcatttgtcaacactttacctcttgacatccTTATTATGCAAAGCAATATACCATATCTTTAAATTTAACTATGGTGACAAAAAGCGAGAGGAAAAGAAAACAGCAACCAGTTAAGCCGGAATAAATTCATCCACAGCACGCCCCTCCCCCCCTAACGCAAGACGACCCTCTCGCGCCCAGCtcattccatctcccaatcagccccctctcctttcctctcctgtgGCTCCGGTACTTGTTTGTCCTCATCTCtcttattcttccaggcagtctgaaatctgtgttctctacgctcctgcctcctcccctcccgcaatgcattctgggatctgtagtttttccactctggcttctctctctccccccctgcattctgggctctgtggcttctctgattctcacaataCTTACAAACATAACAGGAGCTGAACAATATTTAGACAACTTCGAACAATgaccaaaaaatattttgtaagtcCAGACAGCAATTTTTTCTTGtcatcctgctagaccaatccaaataagtacataagtattgccatactggggcagaccgaaggtccatccagcccccagcatcctgtttataaCAGTGTCCAATTTAGGTTatgagtacctggcaagatcccaaaacagtacaatacattttatgctgcttatcctggaaataaatggtggattttccctaagtcattctaataatggcttgtggacttttcttttaggaagctatccaaaccttttttaaaccccactaagttaaccatttttactacattctctggcaatgaattccagagtttaattacatgatgagtgaagaaatattttctctgatttgttttaaatttactactttgtagcttcattgtgtgccccctaatcctagtatttttggaaatagtaaacaagcgattcatgtctgcCCATTcccttccactcattattttatagacctctatcatatctcctctcagccatctcttctccaagctgaagagccctagccactttagcctttcctcatatggaagttgtccaatcctctttatcttttttgtcacccttctctgtaccttttttaataccactatatcttttttgagatgtagtgactagaattgcacgcaatatttgaggtgcggtcgcaccatggagcaatacaaaggcattataatgtcctcatttttgttttctattcctttcctaatacctaacattctgtttgctttcttagccgccactgcatactgagcagagggtttcaatgtattatcaacgatgacacctagatccctttcctggttggtgactcctaatgtggaaccttgaattacatagctatagtttaggttcctctttcccacatgaatcactttgcacttacattaaatgtcatctgccattttgatgcccagtctcccagtctcataaggtcctcttataatttttcacaatcctcttccgatttaacaactttgaataactttgtgtcttcagcagaTTTTATTACTgtattttcggactataagacgcacttttttcccccaaaatttgggaggaaaatgggggctgcgtcttatagtccgaaggtagcgattccggatcgccttccccccgagttcgggatcgccctcccctactcacgtcagcgatgctccctggtggtctagtgacgtcggggcaggaaagagccccctctttcctgcccagcgcgctgctctccgtcctctatcttcctgtatgctgcctgacggtctcggcgagattcaaaatggccgccgagactctcagcggccattttgaatatcgccgagaccgtcaggcagcatacaggaggacggagggggctctttcctgccccgacgtcactagaccaccagggaacatcgctgacgtgagtaggggagggcgatcccgaactcggacaagacgcaccggagcacctaggttttagaggagggaaaaagggaaaaaaaaaattttcctatttccctcctctaaaacctaggtgtgtcttatggtccggtgcgtcttatagtccgaaaaatacggtacctcactagttactcccatctccagatcatttataaatatgttaaaaagcaacagtcccagtacagacccctgaggaaccccactatctacccttctccattgagaatgctgaccatttaaccctactctcttgttttctatcttttaaccagtttttaattcacagtagtatactacctcctatcccatgactctccaatttcctctggaatctttcatgaggtactttgtcaaatgtgttttgaaaatccaaattcaCAGCAtctaccggctcacctttatccacatgtttgttcaccccttcaaagaaatgtaatagatttttgaggcaagatttcccttcactaaatccatgttggctttgtcgcattaatccatgcttttgaatatgctctgtaattttgttctttataatagtttctactattttgcccggcatcaaCATCAGGCTCCCCAGCCTATAATTTcctgatcacctctggaatcttttttaaaaaatcaacgtTACgtaggccaccctccaatctttcagtaccatgcttgattttaaagataaattctatattattaacaatagttctgcaagtttatttttcaattctgtcagtacactggggtgaataccatccggtccaggtgatttgctactcttcagtttgtcaaattgcgccattacatcttccaggtttaagGAGATTTTATTCCGTTTCtcagactcatcagctttgaatatctttctgacaccagtatctctccaaaatcttcctcggtgaagaccaaagcagagAATTCATGTAATCTGtcagctatggctttgtcttccctgaatgccccttttatgtctcgatcatctagcagtccaacctattcttttgctggcttcttgcttttaatatacctaaaaaaaaaaaaattgtttttttaaagtttttttttttttgcttccaatgcaatcttttttcaaagtccctctttgccttccttatcagcactttgatttgtcttgacattccttatgctgtttcttattattttcagtcggatccttcttccattttctgaagaattttcttttagctctaatcgCTTCCTTCACCTCGCTTTTCAACCATGTGAGCTGTCATTTtgtgtttcttccttcttttattttttcccctGTCTTGGGTACTTTATTTTCAGctgtatatttcaacatttttattgatgacaaatccaAGCTAATACAACCAGAACTATACTTTTACAAATATTCAAGTATGAAAGTGTACTCCATAGAGTCAAGTGTTACCATCTGTCATCCAATTTTTCCCAAATATGTTCCCCTCCCCCGCCCTCTAGTTATTTATGGTAtaacattttattgatgacacattaACCAGTACATATGTCAGCAAGAATTGTCTAGAGTAACCTAAAGTCCAACATGTAAACAAAATTCCAAATTTATGGAAGGAATATCTATTGTCATCAGGCTTTTAAACATAGAAACCTTCCTGCCCAttcctcccctaccccctcccctctgataATACGTGTTAACAGTTTATtaataaacattcaaaatacTCTACATTCACCGAACAAGAAAAGGCAGATTTGATACCACCAGTGCTTCTTATTTAATTATTTCCAATGTCATCATATTAACACAattccccccatccctccccctcccacctgccctcccctcccctttctcctccctccccccaccctcagcCTTTTATAATTACTTGAGTGAGTTAACAGTACAAGATGTAGCTTCGCCCCTTCAAGGGAAGGGTAACCCATAAGGGTTCCCATTTGTTCCTAAACCTGGCCCCTGGAGTGCTATCCATGTGCTTTACCTCGCATCTGTCAATCTTCATTTGGCATATCATTTGCGTTCACCACCACTGCAAGGAGGGGCCCGAGAGGAGAGCCAAACTTTAAAATCGTTGCTATTCCAAATATATAGCAGTCTCTATAAACCCCTTAAATCCTGATTGGGGGGCAGTCGTATACTTATAAGGATTAAAAAAAAGCAATGGGTCCAGTACCAAAGAGCACCCCCACATGTCCTCCACCAATTCCAGTAGGCTTTTCCAAAAGCGACTCGCTACTGAACAGGACCAGAACATGTGCCCCCAATGAGGCCCCGGCTCCTCCACATTTTGTGCAAGATCCCTCTTTCTGCTATTTTCGCCCCGAAAAGCCCTGTGTGAGAGATATGTATAACCGAAGAAGGAAGCGGTAAAGTTTTCCTTTTGGGGGTTTGATAACCTTTGAACATATATTTTCCTAATACTATCTTTATACATGTCCGCTGACAGTTTACATCCAAGATACTTGGACCATTTACCCACTAATCTTTCATACTCGATTTCTCCATAGTGTCCTTCAGTTGCTGATGATGGAACTTCATGGGTACCGACTGTTGCAAACCCAATGAAAACGTATTCCGACAGGACCTTATCCACAACATCTTCTGTTTAAATCTGTCCACGTCAGAGACGTAATGTAATGCCGTAACTGGTAATAAGCAAATACTGCCCCACTGGTATACCATAAAGCTGGACCAGTTCCTCAAAAGATTAATGTGTCCTTCCTCATCTAGTACACTATGCCAAAAGACAATGCACTTCTTAGCCCAAAAATTAAACACACTAGGTCCCTGGCCTGGAGGAAAGGCTGGATTATACATATCAGGAGCCAGGGAGAACAGCCTACGAGAGATTATGACGACACAGCCACCTCCAAACCGCTCTCATGCCAGCCAACAACAGTGCCGCTGTAAGGTGTGTCTAGGTAAACTACCTCCCGAATGGAGCAAGCAGCTAAAATGGACCCCCAGGGAACAGTGATGTTTCTATGGGCGTAGGGCGACTTCAGATGTACCCCTAAACCAATCATTGATGTGCCTCATCATACAAACCAACCGTGAGTGCCCTTATACTCAGTAAGCCCATCCCCCTGCTTTCCCTCGGAGCCACCATCACGTCATGGGAAGTCTAGGGCGTTTCCCGTTCCTAAAAAGGATTGGATTGACCGATCCAGTGTCCTCTCATCTTTACGGGATAAAAATAAAGGTAATGCTGGAACACATAAGAGCCGTTTATGTACCAAAATCATATTAACTAACGCAATCCGAGCCCATAGAGTTAAAGGGAGGGCCTTGCCAGATTTCCCAGCTTTTTCTTGGTCTTTCCAACAACGGTTTGAACGTTAACTGTGTATAGATTGGTCTTGGTCTCTTGTCAAAAGCTCCCCCCAAATATTTTAAGGCTGAATCCTCCCATCGCAAAGGAAACTTCCCCCTCCACAACTCTGTGGATCTCCCT is a window of Microcaecilia unicolor chromosome 2, aMicUni1.1, whole genome shotgun sequence DNA encoding:
- the NIPA2 gene encoding magnesium transporter NIPA2 — its product is MSQDQGRYDFYIGLALAITSSLFIGGSFILKKKGLLRLARKGSTRAGQGGHAYLKEWLWWAGLLSMGAGEVANFAAYAFAPATLVTPLGALSVLVSAILSSYFLKEKLNLHGKIGCLLCILGSTVMVIHAPKEEEIETLNEMAHKLVDPGFMVFATAIVIMSLMLIFVVGPRHGQTNILVYILICSVIGALSVSCVKGLGIAIKELFAGKPVLNHPLAWILLLSLIMCVSTQINYLNRALDIFNTSLVTPIYYVFFTTSVLTCSAILFKEWQHMSAADIIGSFSGFLTIIVGIFLLHAFKDVSFTISNLPVSLRKDDHSMNGSLTNIYESYNHDEENHLGDSEPRSENISSR